Proteins encoded by one window of Zea mays cultivar B73 unplaced genomic scaffold, Zm-B73-REFERENCE-NAM-5.0 scaffold_465, whole genome shotgun sequence:
- the LOC118475499 gene encoding 30S ribosomal protein S7, chloroplastic: MSRRGTAEKRTAKSDPIFRNRLVNMVVNRIMKDGKKSLAYQILYRAVKKIQQKTETNPLLVLRQAIRRVTPNIGVKTRRNKKGSTRKVPIEIGSKQGRALAIRWLLEASQKRPGRNMAFKLSSELVDAAKGSGGAIRKKEATHRMAEANRALAHFR, from the coding sequence ATGTCACGTCGAGGTACTGCAGAAAAAAGAACCGCAAAATCCGATCCAATTTTTCGTAATCGATTAGTTAACATGGTGGTTAACCGTATTATGAAAGACGGAAAAAAATCATTGGCTTATCAAATTCTCTATCGAGCCGTGAAAAAGATTCAACAAAAGACAGAAACAAATCCACTATTGGTTTTACGTCAAGCAATACGTAGAGTAACTCCCAATATAGGAGTAAAAACAAGACGTAATAAAAAAGGATCGACGCGGAAAGTTCCGATTGAAATAGGATCTAAACAAGGAAGAGCACTTGCCATTCGTTGGTTATTAGAAGCATCCCAAAAGCGTCCGGGTCGAAATATGGCTTTCAAATTAAGTTCCGAATTAGTAGATGCTGCCAAAGGGAGTGGGGGTGCCATACGCAAAAAGGAAGCGACTCATAGAATGGCAGAGGCAAATAGAGCTCTTGCACATTTTCGTTAA